The window CGCTAGGGCGATAGTAAGGCGAAACGGGCGATGCGTCCAGACAGGAAAATCTCACACAGAGACATGGAGGCACGGAAGGGGCAGGAGGAACTGATCCTGTTCCTTCAGAAGACGGGAGCCGTTGTGGACTCGCGGCTGGCTTGGTGATTGTTTCCTGACCCTAATCGTCGATCTTCAATTCATCAACCCTTCAATACCGCTTCCAGCGCTCCCTTCAATTCCGGATGCGTGAAGGAAAACCCGGCCGCGATGAGGCGAGCCGGTTCCACGCGCTGGCTGGCGAGCAGGAGTTCCTCGCCCATCTGGCCGAAGAGCGTCTTCACGACAAAGGCCGGCACCGGAAAAATGGTGGGACGATGCAGGACCTGACCCAATGTCTTGGTGAACTCGCGGTTGGTGACCGGGTTGGGTGCGACGGCATTGACCGGGCCGCGGAGGGAATCCTGGGTCAACGCGAACTGAATCGCGCCCAGCAGGTCGTCGAGGGCGATCCAGCTCATGTACTGGCGGCCGCTGCCCAGGCGTCCGCCCAGGCCGAGCTTGAAGGGCGGAAGCATCTGCTGGAGCGCGCCGCCGCGCGGGCTGAGCACGACGCCGATGCGCAGGTTCACGACGCGGATGCCGGCTACGGCCGCCGGGCGCGTGGCTTCCTCCCAAGCGCGCGCCACTTCCGGCAGGAAGCCGCTGGAGCCGGAGGAGCTTTGTTCGCGCAGCACCTCATCACCGCGGTCGCCATAGAAGCCGATGGCAGAGGCGCTGACGAAAACCCTGGGCTTGCGCTGGCGATGCGCAACCAAAGTTGCAAGGGTTTGCGTGCCCTGGGCGCGGCTCTGGAGGATGCGCTGCTTTTTGGCAGCGGTCCAGCGGCCGGTGATGGTCTCCCCGGCCAGATGCACGACCGCGTCGAAACCTTCAAGGCGGTCGCCGGCAATCGCCGCGGCAGGGTCCCACTGAATCTCGGAGTCATCACGCGGCCGCGTACGCACCAGGCGCGTGACCCGAGCGCCGGCCCCCGTGAGGAGCGGGCAAAGAGCGGAGCCGATGAACCCCGAAGCTCCGCTTACCAGAATCTTCCAGCCGGTAATTGCGGTCGCGCTCACTGGTCTTGCCCCAGCCAGGCAGGGAATGTTAGCGCGAAATGGGGGTGCTCCGTGGGTAGGAAGTCGGCCTGAACCGCTGGATTTTCTGCAAGTTACAGCCCCGTACGGAAGGTTATGTAACCAACGCTTGTCATAGTGTAAATTATTCTTGACATTATGACTTGAATAATTTACTCTTTCCTTAGTCCTAGAGGGTAAGGCAGGAGGAGAGGAGATATGAACCGGCCAATCTGTTTCGAGCGATCCAAGGAGGTGGGCGAGTTGATGGTATGGGCAGCGCTGGTGGGCGCGGGTTATGCGGCCGCCGCGACGGCCACACTGGTCTTGCTCGCGTTGACGATGTGGATGGGAGGAAGCTATGGAAAAGTTTGCTGAGGCGTGTGGGGGTGTTTGGCGTCGCGACCTGGCGTGGAGCGTTGTTTGGGCCGTGTTGTTCGTAAGCGTCTACGCCGGAGCTGCGTTCATTACGCGCAACTTCGATCTCTCGGTTGGCGGCAAGGTGGCGGTCATCCTGGCCCCGGCGCCGTTCTTCGCACTGTTGATCCTGGCCGAAGTGCGTATGCTCCGGAGGCTCGATGAGCTGCAGCAGCGCATCCAGTTGGAAGCCCTGGCTATCGCGTTTCCGCTGACCATCCTGCTGCTGATGACGCTGGGCCTTTTGCAGCGGGTGGTTACTCTGTCTTTGGCCGACTGGAGCTTCCGTCACGTGGTCCCGATGGTGGTGATGTTGTATTTCATCGGCTTGGGGATAGCCCGGAGGCGCTACCAATGAAGAACCGGTTGCGGGTCTTGCGGGCGGAGCGCGACTGGTCGCAGGCGGAGTTGGCGCAACGGCTGGGCGTTTCCCGGCAAACGGTCAACGCCATCGAAGTGGGGAAGTACGACCCCAGCCTGCCCCTGGCCTTCGCCATTGCGCGTCTGTTCGGTCAGGCGATCGAGCAGATTTTCGAGCCCGATGGCAGTTGGCCGGGGGGACCAACGGTTCCCGGTTCGACATAGGACAGGAAGGGGCGGTGGGACTCTCCCCGGCGTCGCCCCCGCTATAATCAGGCATGGCGACGCTGCGGCACCAGATCGCCACCAACGTCCTGACGGTCACCAAGTTCCGTGACCTGCTGAAGAAGGTCCGCGCCTACCGGCCCAACGACGACCTGGAGATCATCCGCAAGGCTTACGATTTCTCGCTCAAGCTGCACACCGGGCAGTCGCGCGCATCGGGGGAGCCCTACCTGGTGCATCCGCTGTCTGTGGCCACGGTGCTGGCCGACCTGAAGCTCGATCCCACGTCCATTGCCGCGGGGCTGCTGCACGACGCCATCGAGGACACGCCGGTCACCGCCGAGCAGATCCGCCGGGAGTTCGGCGAACAGGTGGCGCACATCGTGGAAGGGGTCACCAAAATCAGCCAGATCGACTTCGCCAACCGCGAGGAGCGCCAGGCGGAGAACCTGCGCAAGATGATGCTGGCCATGGTGGACGACATCCGCGTGGTGCTGATCAAGCTGGCCGACCGGCTGCACAACATGCGCACCCTCGAACACCTGCCGGCGGAGCGGCGGGAGAAGATCGCGCGGGAGACGCTGGAGATCTACGCGCCCATCGCGCACCGGCTGGGCATGGGCAAGCTGCGCGGCGAGCTGGAGGACCTGGCCTTCCAGTACGTCGATCCCATCGCCCACGAGCAGTTGAAGAAAGCGGTGGAGCAGCGCCGCAAGCAGGGCGACCAGTTCCTGGAGCAGGTGGTGGAGGTCATCCGCGAGAAGCTGAAGGAGAACGGCATCCAGGCCAGGGTGGAGAGCCGCATCAAGCGTCTGTACAGCGTCTACCAGAAGCTGCAGCGGCAGCGCATCCCGGTGGATCAGGTGTACGACCTGCTGGCGGTGCGCATCATCACCCAGAGCGTGAAGGACTGCTACGCGGCGCTGGGGATGATCCACAACCTGTGGCGGCCGGTGCAGGGACGGATCAAGGACTTCATCGCCATGCCGCGGCCCAACCTGTACCAGTCGCTGCACACCAGCGTGATCGCGGAGAACGGCACGCCCTTCGAGGTGCAGATCCGCACCGAAGACATGCACAAGATGGCGGAAGAGGGCATCTCCGCTCATTGGAAGTACAAGGACGGGGCGGTGCCGGCGCGCGACGAGGAACGGCTGGCGTGGCTGCGGCAACTGGTGGAGTGGCAAAAGGAAGCGCAGGACCCGGCCGAGTTCCTCTCCACGCTGAAGCTCGATCTCTACCCGGAAGACGTCTACACCTTCACGCCCAAGGGCAAGGTGGTGATCCTGCCGCGGGAGGCGACGCCGGTGGACTTCGCCTACGCCATCCACACCGAGGTGGGCCACACCTGCGTGGGGGCGCGGGTGAACGGACGCATGGTGCCGCTGCGGACGCGGCTGCGCTCGGGCGACATCGTGGAGATCGTGACGCAGGCAGGGCACAAGCCCAGCCGCGACTGGCTGACGTTCGTGAAGTCGTCGCGGGCGCGGCAGAAGATCCGCCACTGGCTGAACGTGCACCAGCGGGAGCGGGCCATCGAGATCGGGCGCAAGCTGATCGAGAAGGAAGCGCGCAAATACCGGGTGGCGCTGAAGGACGTGGACGAGAAGCAGTACGAACAGGTGGCCTCGGATTACGGGCTGGGGCGGCCGGAGGACCTGCTGGCGGGGATCGGGTACGGCAAGTTCCCGGCGCGGCAGGTGCTGGCACGGCTGGTGCCGGCCACGGCCGAGCCCGCGGAAGCTCCGGCGGAAGAGAAGCCCGGGGCCTTCACCAGCGTGATGCGCCGGGTATTCGGCGGCGACTCGGGCGCCATCAAGGTCAAGGGACAGGGCGACCTGCTGGTGTACCGCGCGCGCTGCTGCAATCCCATCCGCGGGGAGGAGATTGTGGGCTACGTCACCCGCGGCAAAGGAGTGGCCGTGCACGCGCGGAGCTGCCCCAACGTCACCAACCTGCTGTATGAGCCGGAGCGGAGAATCGATGTGGAGTGGGCGCGCGAGGGCGCTGCCGCCTATCCGGTGAAGCTCACCGTGTTCTGCGATGACCGCACCGGGATGCTGAAGCAGATCACGGCCATCATCAGCGACGAGAACACCAACATCCGCAACATCGAAGCGCGCGCCGCCAACAGCCAGGCCACCATCGACATCGTGCTCGACATCGACGACCTGAAACACCTGGAGCGGCTGATTGCGGCGCTGCGCCAGGTGGCCGGCATAAGAGACGTGCAGCGGGTGCAGAAGGTCTGATTGGCCGCGGATGAACGCGGATCAACGCGGATTGATTGCCAAGTTGTCTAACTTACCAATTGCCGAATTGATGCGTGGGCCATGGCCTATTGGAGCTTTGCAGGGGTCAGCGCTGGCGCGTCAATCCTCTATCAGCAATAATCCTGGCTCTCGATGAAGACATTCTCTTGATCAGCGTTCATCCGCGTCCATCCGCGGCGAAAGGAGCTTCATGAAAGTCACGGTTTCCACCAGCGATGCACCGCGGGCCATCGGGCCCTACTCGCAGGGCATCAAGGCAGGCGGGTTCGTGTTTGTCTCCGGGCAGATCGCCATCGATCCGGCGACCGGCAACGTGATCGCCGGCGACATACGGGCGCAGACCGAGCGCGTGCTCAAGAATCTGGCGGCCATCCTGGAAGCTGCGGGCAGCAGCATGGAGCAGGTGGTGAAGACCACCGTGTTCATCAAGAACATGGAGGACTTCGTTCCCATGAACGAGGTCTATGCGCGGGCGTTCGACCTGGAGCCGCCGGCGCGGGCGACGGTGGAGTGCTCCAAACTGCCCAAGGATGTGCTGGTGGAGATCGACGCGATTGCGGAAGCGTAGGCCGCCGGGTTGCGCGAACCGACGCCTTTCACGACAAGGGACACCTTCGCCAGGCTCAGGGCAGGCTCCGGATGCACGAAGGAATGATCTGCGTGTATCCGCCTTGATCCGCGGCGGGATTCCTAAAGCCTTAGGCCTTCGCGACCTTGCCGCTGCGCAGGCAGGAGGTGCAGACGCGCAGGCGGCGGGTAGCGCCCTTCACGCGCGCGTGCACCGGGCGCAGGTTGATGTTCCAGCGCCGCCTGGTGAGGTTGTGGGCGTGGCTGATGTTGTTGCCGAAGCGCGGCCCTTTGCCGCAGAGGTCGCAAACCCTTGCCATGAGCACTCCAGAAGGAAACAGGACTGACCGAACAAAGCATTGATTTTAGCAGATTCCGCGCTATCTTCCCAGACATGGAACCGGCGCGAGAGAGCCTGGTCAAGACCATCGGCTGGAGCATGGCGGCGGGATTGATCGCCGTCATCTTGTATGCCGTCGGACTGATCTTTCTGTCAATCACCGATACCGAGCAGGCGAAGGAAGTGGGCGCCAGCCCGCAGCTTTACTTCTACGTCGGCTCGGCGATGGTGTTCGCGCTGGTCACCGGGCTGGTGTGCCTCGGGATGATGTTGCTGCGGTGGCGGAAACGGCGTTGATTTTTCCCCACTGAGGCACCGAGACGCAGGAAGAATTGACGGTTGGCGTCTTGATTGATTGACGATTTCAGGGCTGC of the Terriglobales bacterium genome contains:
- a CDS encoding bifunctional (p)ppGpp synthetase/guanosine-3',5'-bis(diphosphate) 3'-pyrophosphohydrolase translates to MATLRHQIATNVLTVTKFRDLLKKVRAYRPNDDLEIIRKAYDFSLKLHTGQSRASGEPYLVHPLSVATVLADLKLDPTSIAAGLLHDAIEDTPVTAEQIRREFGEQVAHIVEGVTKISQIDFANREERQAENLRKMMLAMVDDIRVVLIKLADRLHNMRTLEHLPAERREKIARETLEIYAPIAHRLGMGKLRGELEDLAFQYVDPIAHEQLKKAVEQRRKQGDQFLEQVVEVIREKLKENGIQARVESRIKRLYSVYQKLQRQRIPVDQVYDLLAVRIITQSVKDCYAALGMIHNLWRPVQGRIKDFIAMPRPNLYQSLHTSVIAENGTPFEVQIRTEDMHKMAEEGISAHWKYKDGAVPARDEERLAWLRQLVEWQKEAQDPAEFLSTLKLDLYPEDVYTFTPKGKVVILPREATPVDFAYAIHTEVGHTCVGARVNGRMVPLRTRLRSGDIVEIVTQAGHKPSRDWLTFVKSSRARQKIRHWLNVHQRERAIEIGRKLIEKEARKYRVALKDVDEKQYEQVASDYGLGRPEDLLAGIGYGKFPARQVLARLVPATAEPAEAPAEEKPGAFTSVMRRVFGGDSGAIKVKGQGDLLVYRARCCNPIRGEEIVGYVTRGKGVAVHARSCPNVTNLLYEPERRIDVEWAREGAAAYPVKLTVFCDDRTGMLKQITAIISDENTNIRNIEARAANSQATIDIVLDIDDLKHLERLIAALRQVAGIRDVQRVQKV
- the rpmB gene encoding 50S ribosomal protein L28, yielding MARVCDLCGKGPRFGNNISHAHNLTRRRWNINLRPVHARVKGATRRLRVCTSCLRSGKVAKA
- a CDS encoding RidA family protein produces the protein MKVTVSTSDAPRAIGPYSQGIKAGGFVFVSGQIAIDPATGNVIAGDIRAQTERVLKNLAAILEAAGSSMEQVVKTTVFIKNMEDFVPMNEVYARAFDLEPPARATVECSKLPKDVLVEIDAIAEA
- a CDS encoding TIGR01777 family oxidoreductase; translated protein: MSATAITGWKILVSGASGFIGSALCPLLTGAGARVTRLVRTRPRDDSEIQWDPAAAIAGDRLEGFDAVVHLAGETITGRWTAAKKQRILQSRAQGTQTLATLVAHRQRKPRVFVSASAIGFYGDRGDEVLREQSSSGSSGFLPEVARAWEEATRPAAVAGIRVVNLRIGVVLSPRGGALQQMLPPFKLGLGGRLGSGRQYMSWIALDDLLGAIQFALTQDSLRGPVNAVAPNPVTNREFTKTLGQVLHRPTIFPVPAFVVKTLFGQMGEELLLASQRVEPARLIAAGFSFTHPELKGALEAVLKG
- a CDS encoding helix-turn-helix transcriptional regulator → MKNRLRVLRAERDWSQAELAQRLGVSRQTVNAIEVGKYDPSLPLAFAIARLFGQAIEQIFEPDGSWPGGPTVPGST